The genome window GGTTTAGCCTACTATACGTGCTTAAGCTTACTTCTAAAAGTCAAAACATGTTTAAGTGTACTTCTAAGTGTGGCTCAGCTTACTTCTAAGCATGGTTCACCTTATTTCTAAACGTGGTTCACCTTCTAAATGTGGTTTAGCTTCCTTCTAAACATGGTTTAGCTTACTTCTAAATGTGGTTCCACTTCCAAACATGGTTCAGCTTACTTCTAAATGTGTTTCAGCTTACTTCTAAACATGTTTAAGTGTACTTATAAACGTTGTTAAGCTCACTTCTAAGCGTTGTTCAGTTTGCTTCTAAGCGTAGTTCATCTTGCTCTTAGCTTACTTTTAAGCATGGTTCAGCTTACTTCTATGCGTGGTTCAGCTTGCTTCTAAGCTTACTTCTAATCGTGGTTCAGCTTACTTCTAAATGTTATTGATGGGCTGTAAAAGTCACTCATAATCTGTTTGTAAATGCACGAGCCCTTCTTCCTAAGAGTATGCTCATAAAGCCTATTCATAATTCAGAATGTACTCTCATACTTGATGTTCTCAGAAACAATACACAGAAACGCAAAGTAAATATTCCAATAGGATTTTCATCTTTAATTCCTTATTTGGCGCGCTGCAACGTTCGCCCGCATTCTTCTTCCGATTTTGCTgtatcttattctcattcttacatGAAGTCGCTCTAATAATCTGGTTCtggcatatattttttatgactggatgcccttcctgaaGCCCTCTCTACGTACCCGGGCTTCAGACCGGTGCTGACTTGGGCTGGCTTGCCAACCAGCTTCACACTATCTGATGGATGATATATTGCAAAATGAGAGTTAGCAAAAGACAGTCCAAGTTGGATGCATGGCCGACCCCCCTAGAAGGCAAGAAATGACCAAGTAGGAGGCAGCGTATTCGAATGGCCGACTCCACTAGGAATTAAGGCAATGTATAACAGCGACGCTGTGAGGTAAATGGGACAAgcttgaagaagaagaatgttcGCCCTCCCCTTAAATGCTACAACCCGCATTATAACCAAAGTGATAACGTATGGTGTTGAATTGATTtgttgatatgtaaatatgtcaAATAGAGGAAATTATAGAGAAATTAGATATTAAGAGTCACAATTTCTGCTGATTTTTCCACactcatcataaaaaataaataaatatgtatatatatacacatattatatatataagataataaagataataaaagttaGGATAATATGTGTTAAATGTCAAAGATggtaataaaaagggaaaagaggagagcgagTGATGTAGAGGAGGGATTTATAGAAAGGGAAGGGTTAAGAAGGATAGGACtattgagtgaattgcagtgtatctgtgactggggaaggaataggaacaacTTCCATGAGAAATAGAGATAGCTGTTGGAAATGTAGAAGaatcggggtggggtggggggggtagatgtCAAATATTAGAGAGCGTTGTATGCTatcaaaaagggaaaagaggggagagaggatggggtatgttggtatgatgggggaaacttgaggaagaggatggatatcagcaaatactttaaatgtaggagaaggaacaggggtattggaggatggatgaggcagtggagtgttcccttgggtcatgtttggatagatatatagatagatagatatacagatagatagatatacctatacatatatatatatatatatatatatatatatatatatatatatatatatatatatatatatatatatataatatatatatatatgtatatatatatatatatatatatatatatatatatatatatatatatgtatgtatgtatgtatgtatgcatgtatgtatgtatatacagcctTCACTTATCAAGTGCAAGAGGAAACAATTCAGCAGATCAAGGAATTTTATTCATACAATGGCAAATTACATTCATAGTCCTATATTTTGACCagacaatttcttttctttcatacctTGAATGATATCAAGTAAGACAATTTAAGACGTCAGTTTTGTCTAAGGTATCTAAGAAGCTAACAGCTGCTCCGTGTACTTGTAAATATACAATTAAGCAAAATGTAGTACTTTATACTATAGAAAAATCATGTTTAATGGAACATttcgatgatatttgcattaccACATATTTGAAAGAGAAAGCcgttacatttatacatacatcttaCCTTTACCAGCTACAGGTGCTACAGGTTTGAATCACTATAATTACAAACTCGAAATGTAACTCAGAATCACACTCAACTGCAGAATCATCTaaagtaagaaataagaaaattaacTTAGATCTATCAGCGATTCAGGATTCCTTGTGTTAGTTGCAGATTTACATTTATGCAACTAATAATTGCCTTTAATGTCAAAGCTTCGGTGGATCTGTCTGGTAGTATCCCATATAAAGGACTCTTCATGTAGGCTCAGTTGCGGAAACTTAATATGCGCCCTTTTGAGGATAAGGCTGATCTGGGCCTGGTTCGTGTGGGAGACCTGGGGCCTGCTGTGGGTATGGTGGAGCTGTTGCCTGCTGTGGATATGGTGGAGCTGCTGCTTGGTGTGGGTATGTTGGAGCTGCTGCCTGTTGTGGGTATGTTGGAGCTGCTGCCCGCTGTGGGTATGACAGACCGGATTCCTTTTGTGGGTAGTATGGTGGAGCTGAATCATGCTGTGGGTATGGAGGAACTGCTGCCTGCTGTGAGTATGGTGGAGCTGCTTCCTGCTGTGGGTATGGAGGAACTGCTGTCTGCTGTGAGTATGGTGGGGCTGCTCCCTGCTGTAGGTATGGAGGAACTGCTGCCTGTGAGTATGGTGGAGCTGCTTCCTGCTGTGGGTAAGATGGAGCTTCTGCCTGCTCTGGGTATGACGGAGTTGCTGTCCACTGTGGGTATAGTGGGGCTATTCCCTGCTGCTGGTAAGGTTGACCTGTTCCTTGCTGTGGGTAAAGCTGACCTACTCCCTGTTGTGGGTGGAGCTGGACATTATACACGGGTGCATGCAGCGTCACGGGCACTGGCGCCGGTGATCTGGCTTTACGCATGCTGCAAAGCATCACACATCCAGTCACCGCAACAGGTACTGTGGATAGGAGAGTATATTAGTGGTTACTGACAACTGAGTTTTGACAGTAGTATGCAGACATAAGAATGCAAAAGATATAAAGTTGAAAGTTAACGCAGTAATATTAAGATGTTTGATGCAAGGAAGGTGAAAGTCGTTCGTAGTAATATTCATTACTAAAAATAGTACTGATCATTTACAGATGTAAACTAAGAAGAACTGTGTTTATCaagataatatacacacataaacgcacacacacatatggataaataaataaatatatatatatatatatatatatatatatatatatatatatatatatacataaacattctctctctctctctgaacttaGATATTAGGAGTTACTTCATATGTAGGGAGTAACTGGGCTTGGTTCACCACTCAAGTCGTGCAACCTATTCCCCGGCCAAACACGCTACAGATTTTCATCACATATCTATAATTTTTCGCGCaattaacagacaaataaaatCAGTTGATTGTAACCCCCAATCCCACCCCTTTTGAAGAGTTAACAATTATACCAACAAGATGAATAAAATTATTGcaaag of Penaeus vannamei isolate JL-2024 unplaced genomic scaffold, ASM4276789v1 unanchor838, whole genome shotgun sequence contains these proteins:
- the LOC113800771 gene encoding nematocyst expressed protein 3-like; translation: MASMQMCGATVTKRTANIITTVGSLGIALGGLLIIAGIAVGCPDDGDDYEYYDTDCTIYSILIITGSILLCSAVPVAVTGCVMLCSMRKARSPAPVPVTLHAPVYNVQLHPQQGVGQLYPQQGTGQPYQQQGIAPLYPQWTATPSYPEQAEAPSYPQQEAAPPYSQAAVPPYLQQGAAPPYSQQTAVPPYPQQEAAPPYSQQAAVPPYPQHDSAPPYYPQKESGLSYPQRAAAPTYPQQAAAPTYPHQAAAPPYPQQATAPPYPQQAPGLPHEPGPDQPYPQKGAY